A region from the Rhodothermales bacterium genome encodes:
- a CDS encoding Glu/Leu/Phe/Val dehydrogenase yields MSTIVQERPKVSAYEIATANFDRAADVIGLEDEWRQLVRRPFREMKVEVPLHMEDGSLRTYTGYRIQHNGARGPFKGGIRFSPLVDADEVRALAEMMTYKTALVDIPFGGGKGGINVDPRELTKRELEQLTRRYISRIHLILGPNRDVPAPDLGSNAQVMAWIVDQYGRQHGHSPAVVTGKPIELGGSPGREAATGRGVMICTLEAASDLGMEVSDLRVAVQGFGNVGMHAALLLEEKGAKVVAVSDVSGGLFCGDGLNVKDICEYKSGQRHGTIEGYDGSGIEHVAHADFMGVDCNVLIPAAVESAINAENVDSVQARLVVEGANLPITPEADERLNARGVLVVPDILANAGGVTVSYFEWSQNFQQFQWSEHLVNERLEEIMLKAYRAVRNRAAHYDVTLRNGAFVVAVERVVKAEKLRGTL; encoded by the coding sequence ATGTCCACGATCGTACAGGAACGCCCGAAAGTCTCCGCCTACGAAATCGCCACGGCCAACTTCGACCGCGCGGCCGACGTGATCGGGCTCGAAGACGAGTGGCGCCAGCTCGTCCGCCGCCCGTTCCGCGAGATGAAAGTCGAGGTCCCGCTCCACATGGAGGACGGTTCGCTGCGGACCTACACCGGGTATCGCATCCAGCACAACGGAGCCCGCGGCCCGTTCAAAGGCGGCATCCGGTTTTCCCCGCTCGTCGACGCTGACGAGGTTCGCGCCCTCGCCGAGATGATGACGTACAAAACGGCGCTCGTCGATATCCCCTTCGGCGGGGGCAAGGGCGGCATCAACGTCGACCCGCGCGAGCTGACGAAGCGCGAGCTGGAGCAGCTTACGCGGCGCTACATCTCCCGCATCCACCTCATCCTCGGCCCGAACCGCGACGTGCCGGCGCCCGACCTCGGCTCGAACGCGCAGGTGATGGCGTGGATCGTGGACCAGTACGGTCGGCAGCACGGGCACTCACCCGCCGTCGTTACGGGCAAGCCAATCGAACTCGGTGGCTCGCCGGGGCGCGAGGCGGCGACGGGGCGCGGCGTGATGATCTGCACGCTCGAAGCGGCCAGCGACCTCGGGATGGAGGTGAGCGATCTCCGTGTGGCCGTGCAGGGCTTCGGGAACGTGGGGATGCACGCGGCGCTCCTGCTCGAAGAGAAAGGGGCGAAGGTCGTCGCCGTCTCGGACGTGTCCGGCGGGCTCTTCTGCGGCGACGGGCTCAACGTGAAGGACATCTGCGAGTACAAGTCCGGCCAGCGCCACGGCACGATCGAGGGCTACGACGGCTCCGGCATCGAGCACGTCGCCCACGCCGACTTCATGGGCGTGGACTGCAACGTGCTTATCCCGGCCGCCGTCGAGTCCGCCATCAACGCGGAGAACGTGGACAGCGTGCAGGCGCGGCTCGTCGTGGAGGGCGCGAACCTCCCCATCACGCCCGAGGCCGACGAACGGCTCAACGCGCGCGGCGTGCTCGTCGTGCCGGACATCCTCGCGAACGCCGGCGGCGTGACGGTGTCGTACTTCGAGTGGTCGCAGAACTTCCAGCAGTTCCAGTGGAGCGAGCACCTCGTCAACGAGCGGCTCGAAGAGATCATGCTCAAGGCCTACCGCGCCGTGCGTAACCGCGCCGCGCACTACGACGTGACGCTGCGCAACGGGGCCTTCGTCGTCGCCGTCGAGCGCGTGGTGAAGGCTGAGAAGCTGCGCGGGACACTCTAA
- a CDS encoding peptidoglycan DD-metalloendopeptidase family protein has protein sequence MPTFDASTDVLRSLFLALVLLFVASPVAAQEAERAAAEQRLRELKAQIEEYERQLSTTRREETDAAAALNELDREIKVREALIASYRERQNVLSGEALGIERSMTQLELDLGELKEEYAHHARNAYMRGRTGDLALILSAGSINKMIVRTRYLQRFTQQRRRKLDEIAATQQEMTDRQAALDSSAARIQSLLAESRTEQAALARRKSERAALVTTLRQRRTGLQSELEQRQSDINRLESRIQEMIAAAEAARRRETERARATARATGNAEAVRAAEAAESAFVELTGSFRQNRGKLPWPAAGVVTGTFGTRTHPVYGTKTRSIGLEISTPPTASVRAVFDGTVIRIFAMPAYGTSVMVSHGDYATIYGNLSSVDVRQGQQIRAGQAVGRAGTASDPLGAGVFFALFADGDAVDPAGWLQRR, from the coding sequence ATGCCGACGTTCGACGCCTCGACTGACGTGCTGCGCTCCCTCTTCCTAGCCCTCGTGCTCCTGTTCGTCGCGTCCCCGGTCGCCGCGCAGGAGGCCGAGCGGGCAGCGGCGGAGCAGCGCCTCCGCGAGCTTAAAGCACAGATCGAAGAGTACGAGCGCCAGCTCTCGACGACGCGACGCGAGGAGACCGACGCCGCCGCCGCGCTCAACGAGCTTGACCGCGAGATCAAAGTCCGCGAAGCCCTCATCGCCTCCTACCGCGAACGGCAGAACGTGCTCAGCGGCGAAGCCCTCGGCATCGAACGCTCGATGACGCAACTGGAGCTGGACCTCGGCGAGCTGAAGGAGGAGTACGCCCACCACGCGCGGAACGCGTACATGCGCGGGCGCACCGGCGACCTCGCGCTGATCCTCTCGGCGGGCTCGATCAACAAGATGATCGTCCGCACGCGCTACCTCCAGCGGTTCACCCAGCAGCGCCGCCGGAAGCTCGACGAGATCGCGGCCACGCAGCAGGAGATGACCGACCGGCAGGCCGCGCTCGATTCCTCGGCGGCACGCATCCAGTCGCTCCTCGCCGAGAGCCGCACCGAGCAGGCCGCCCTCGCCCGGCGGAAGAGCGAGCGGGCGGCGCTCGTGACCACGCTCCGCCAGAGACGCACCGGGCTTCAGTCCGAACTCGAACAGCGGCAGAGCGACATCAACCGGCTGGAATCGCGGATCCAAGAGATGATCGCGGCGGCCGAAGCCGCGCGCCGACGCGAGACCGAGCGCGCCCGCGCCACGGCTCGCGCCACGGGCAACGCCGAGGCCGTCCGCGCCGCCGAAGCCGCTGAGTCCGCCTTCGTCGAGCTGACCGGTTCGTTCCGGCAGAACCGAGGGAAGCTGCCGTGGCCGGCGGCGGGCGTCGTCACCGGCACGTTCGGGACGCGGACGCACCCCGTCTACGGCACGAAGACGCGCAGCATCGGGCTGGAAATCTCGACCCCACCGACGGCCTCCGTCCGCGCCGTCTTCGACGGGACCGTGATCCGCATCTTCGCGATGCCCGCCTACGGCACGTCCGTCATGGTCTCCCATGGCGACTACGCGACGATCTACGGTAACCTCTCCTCCGTCGACGTGCGGCAGGGGCAGCAGATCCGCGCCGGGCAGGCCGTCGGCCGCGCCGGGACCGCCTCCGACCCCCTCGGCGCAGGCGTCTTCTTCGCCCTCTTCGCCGACGGCGACGCCGTGGACCCGGCGGGCTGGCTGCAGCGGCGGTAG
- a CDS encoding two-component regulator propeller domain-containing protein — protein MRGPSVRYLLLLGTIVWAVGVPRTAAQPTPEWTTRTLDPAKAPTQYVFDRWTVEDGLPQSVVADMIQTADGHVWFGTDEGLARFDGVAFTVFDSGTNPTIRDNTMLALAADPEGGLWAGTRDGGLVHLDTDDRATAYGPGDGLASETVGALAVDGTGRLWLGTREGLCWHDVAPDSASPITCHRGADALAGAYIRALAPRRAGGVWVGTREGLYHFDGRRTHPYAKLGGAAASAITALHEDSAGGVWVGAWDGIGYLVGGRLTTPPGADAFDGAEVSALYADFKGSLWVGTIGSGVSRLHDGRVTPLPSDDGVLDNVRVLRQDREGSLWIGTDGRGLARVRDAKVTPFTTREGLGHDVVFSVTETSDGAVWVGTEGGGVSRIRNGRVEQTLTAADGLADDHVSTVYGTRDGALWIGTDGAGLSRYHKGVFTTYTTADGLPDQYVLALFEDRGGTLWVGTDGGLSRWDGRRFETLVTDGAPEGAVIALAQSADGALWVGTYGSGLLRYRDGVFAAPFADALHDVVLTLHARPDGSLWAGTDGGGIARIVGDDLVAFTTSEGLPTDAVFQILEDDEGYLWMSSNKGLFRIALAEFDAVARGRQRAVRPDRYGRADGMKHPECNGGVQPAGWRTHDGALWFATAQGAVTVDPAHLRSNRLPPPVAVQRVLVNGVPVSLGGTMAEGLSLPAGSDEFAFEYAGLSFFAPGQVRHRFRLEGRDRKWTEAGTRRTAYYTDLAPGTYRFRVQAANNDGVWNETGAVVTLTLAPHVWQTTWFAALCVLLMGAAGFGVYRVRVRQLRARAEHLEHVVEVRTHELAQEKATVEQQASELIRLDEAKTHFFNNISHEFRTPLTLTIGPLENALDGAYGPTPEPLRKQHEVMLRNARRLLRLINQLLDVAKLESGRMELEAQRGDLRSPLDMIVGSFQTFAAEHGIGLTLDVPDRPVALCYDPDKLEKVFYNLLSNAVKYTPADGTICVTVEEEVPSDGFAEGAVAVHVVDTGQGIPPEALATVFDRFTQVAGTGSALQSSTGIGLSLVRELVTLHGGEVSVESEIGVGTAFTVRLPLGEAHLSPGDLVGNVDAAARPSVLGGPEMIAMKREAAVEAPVSTVPSEAPRLLIVEDNPDVRGYIRDCLSDRYYIEEAPDGLAGLERARELRPDLILSDVMMPRMDGYTLCRTLKADPELQSIPLVLLTAKADDDHRVEGLELGADDFIAKPFNARELRARVHNLLTIKKQERELAELNADLHEKVREQLAEIVRGSRLRKYFPSKLVDAILHADEDVRLAAERKRVTVFFSDLTGFTHLSDTTPPEVVTELLNEYLGEMLGLIEAHGGTLDKFMGDGIMALFGAAEAMAPEEQARRAVEMAVAMQDRLRALRAKWKRDGVAHDLELRIGVHQDEVTVGNFGSDDLMEYTAIGQGVNLASRLEGVCTPGQILVSFPVYALTKEAFPYEHAEACQLRGIARPVATFSLEPSHVAAWLDSVEAVSVEREG, from the coding sequence ATGCGCGGCCCCTCCGTCCGTTACCTGCTCCTGCTAGGCACCATCGTATGGGCGGTGGGAGTACCGAGGACGGCAGCTCAGCCGACGCCGGAGTGGACCACGCGTACACTCGACCCGGCGAAGGCGCCCACCCAGTACGTCTTCGATCGGTGGACCGTGGAGGACGGCCTCCCGCAGAGCGTCGTTGCCGACATGATCCAGACCGCCGACGGCCACGTCTGGTTCGGGACGGACGAAGGGCTCGCTCGCTTCGATGGGGTCGCCTTCACGGTGTTCGACAGCGGGACGAACCCGACGATCCGCGACAACACGATGCTCGCGCTCGCCGCGGATCCCGAGGGCGGGCTGTGGGCAGGTACGCGGGACGGTGGCCTCGTGCACCTCGACACGGACGACCGGGCGACGGCCTACGGGCCGGGCGATGGGCTCGCGAGTGAGACCGTTGGCGCGCTGGCCGTGGACGGGACCGGGCGGCTCTGGCTCGGCACGCGCGAGGGGCTGTGCTGGCACGATGTGGCACCTGACTCGGCGTCGCCCATCACGTGTCACCGTGGGGCAGACGCCCTCGCGGGGGCCTATATCCGGGCTCTCGCACCGCGCCGCGCTGGCGGGGTGTGGGTCGGTACGCGGGAAGGGTTGTACCACTTCGACGGAAGGCGGACGCATCCGTATGCTAAACTCGGTGGGGCGGCCGCGAGCGCGATCACGGCGCTCCACGAGGACTCGGCCGGCGGCGTGTGGGTGGGCGCGTGGGATGGAATTGGATACCTCGTCGGTGGCCGGCTCACTACACCTCCCGGCGCTGACGCATTCGATGGAGCAGAGGTGTCTGCGCTCTACGCTGACTTCAAGGGGAGCCTGTGGGTGGGGACGATAGGAAGCGGGGTGAGCCGGCTGCACGACGGCCGTGTCACCCCTCTTCCCTCCGACGACGGGGTCCTCGACAACGTCCGTGTGCTCCGCCAAGACCGTGAGGGAAGCCTCTGGATCGGCACCGACGGCCGAGGGCTTGCCCGCGTCCGCGACGCCAAAGTCACCCCGTTTACCACGCGCGAAGGGCTCGGGCACGACGTGGTCTTCTCCGTCACCGAAACCTCGGACGGAGCCGTGTGGGTGGGAACGGAGGGGGGAGGGGTCAGCCGGATTCGGAACGGCCGCGTCGAACAAACTCTGACCGCTGCCGACGGCCTCGCCGATGACCATGTATCGACGGTCTACGGCACACGCGACGGCGCGCTATGGATTGGCACCGACGGGGCGGGGCTTAGCCGCTACCACAAAGGCGTGTTCACAACGTATACCACGGCCGACGGGCTTCCAGATCAGTACGTGCTCGCGCTGTTCGAAGACCGCGGGGGAACGCTCTGGGTCGGCACCGATGGCGGACTGAGCCGGTGGGATGGGAGGCGGTTCGAAACGCTCGTAACTGATGGTGCACCCGAGGGCGCGGTGATCGCCCTCGCACAGAGCGCCGACGGGGCGCTTTGGGTCGGCACGTACGGCAGCGGGCTGCTCCGATATCGCGACGGCGTCTTCGCTGCCCCTTTCGCCGACGCGCTGCACGACGTCGTCCTCACCCTGCATGCGCGCCCCGACGGAAGCCTCTGGGCGGGGACCGACGGCGGAGGCATCGCACGGATCGTGGGCGACGACCTCGTCGCGTTCACTACGAGCGAGGGGCTTCCGACCGACGCCGTGTTCCAAATCCTCGAAGACGACGAGGGCTACCTCTGGATGAGCTCGAACAAAGGCCTCTTCCGCATCGCTCTCGCCGAGTTCGACGCCGTCGCACGCGGCAGACAGCGGGCCGTGCGGCCTGACCGCTACGGGCGCGCAGATGGGATGAAACACCCCGAGTGCAACGGTGGCGTGCAGCCGGCGGGGTGGCGGACCCACGACGGCGCGCTCTGGTTCGCCACCGCGCAGGGGGCCGTGACCGTGGATCCCGCCCACCTCCGCTCGAACCGCCTGCCGCCGCCTGTCGCCGTGCAGCGTGTCCTCGTCAACGGCGTGCCGGTATCGCTCGGCGGTACGATGGCTGAAGGGCTATCGTTGCCGGCGGGCAGCGACGAGTTCGCCTTCGAGTACGCCGGCCTCAGCTTCTTCGCCCCGGGCCAGGTCCGTCACCGCTTTCGGCTCGAAGGCCGCGACAGGAAGTGGACCGAGGCGGGGACGCGCCGCACGGCCTACTACACCGACCTCGCCCCCGGCACCTACCGCTTCCGCGTGCAGGCGGCGAACAACGACGGCGTCTGGAACGAGACGGGCGCCGTCGTGACCCTCACCCTCGCCCCGCACGTCTGGCAGACGACGTGGTTCGCCGCGCTATGCGTGCTGCTGATGGGGGCGGCCGGCTTCGGCGTGTACCGCGTGCGGGTCCGGCAGCTTCGGGCCCGCGCCGAACACCTCGAGCACGTCGTGGAGGTGCGAACGCACGAGCTGGCGCAGGAAAAAGCCACGGTCGAACAGCAGGCGAGCGAGCTGATCCGGTTGGACGAGGCGAAGACCCACTTCTTTAACAACATCAGCCACGAATTTCGCACGCCCCTCACGCTCACGATCGGGCCGCTGGAAAACGCGCTCGACGGGGCCTACGGGCCCACGCCCGAACCGCTACGGAAGCAGCACGAGGTGATGCTGCGTAACGCCCGCCGCCTGCTCCGCCTCATCAACCAACTCCTCGACGTGGCCAAGCTGGAGTCCGGCCGGATGGAGCTCGAAGCGCAGCGCGGCGACCTCCGATCGCCGCTCGACATGATCGTGGGCTCGTTCCAGACCTTCGCCGCCGAGCACGGCATCGGCCTTACACTCGACGTGCCCGATCGTCCCGTCGCGCTTTGCTACGATCCGGATAAGCTGGAGAAGGTGTTCTACAACCTCCTTTCGAACGCGGTCAAATACACCCCTGCGGACGGCACGATCTGCGTGACGGTGGAGGAGGAGGTGCCGAGCGACGGGTTCGCCGAGGGGGCCGTCGCCGTCCACGTGGTCGACACCGGCCAGGGCATCCCACCGGAGGCGCTGGCGACGGTCTTCGATCGGTTCACCCAAGTGGCGGGAACGGGCTCCGCGCTGCAGTCCAGCACCGGGATCGGGCTGTCGCTCGTCCGCGAACTCGTGACGCTCCACGGCGGCGAGGTCTCGGTCGAGAGTGAAATAGGCGTGGGGACGGCGTTCACCGTGCGGTTGCCGCTGGGCGAGGCCCACCTTTCGCCTGGCGATCTCGTAGGCAATGTGGACGCGGCGGCGCGGCCTTCGGTCCTCGGCGGCCCCGAAATGATCGCGATGAAGCGGGAGGCGGCGGTCGAGGCGCCGGTGTCGACCGTGCCCTCGGAAGCCCCGCGCCTCCTCATCGTCGAGGACAATCCCGATGTCCGCGGCTACATCCGCGACTGCCTCTCGGATCGCTACTACATCGAAGAGGCGCCGGACGGGCTGGCCGGGCTCGAACGGGCGCGCGAGCTCCGTCCCGACCTCATCCTCTCCGACGTGATGATGCCGCGGATGGATGGCTACACGCTTTGCCGCACCCTGAAGGCCGACCCCGAACTCCAGAGCATCCCCCTCGTCCTCCTCACGGCCAAGGCCGACGACGACCACCGCGTCGAGGGGCTCGAACTCGGGGCCGACGATTTCATCGCGAAGCCCTTCAACGCCCGCGAACTGCGCGCCCGTGTCCACAACCTCCTCACGATCAAAAAGCAGGAGCGGGAGCTGGCCGAACTCAACGCGGACCTCCACGAGAAGGTGCGCGAACAGCTCGCCGAGATCGTCCGCGGCTCTCGCCTCCGCAAGTACTTCCCGAGCAAGCTCGTCGATGCGATCCTCCACGCCGACGAGGACGTGCGCCTCGCGGCCGAGCGCAAGCGCGTGACCGTGTTCTTTTCGGACCTCACGGGCTTCACCCACCTCTCCGACACGACGCCCCCCGAGGTCGTCACCGAGCTGCTCAACGAGTATCTCGGCGAGATGCTGGGCCTGATCGAGGCGCACGGCGGCACCCTCGACAAGTTCATGGGCGACGGCATCATGGCTCTCTTCGGGGCCGCCGAAGCGATGGCGCCCGAGGAGCAGGCTCGCCGCGCGGTGGAGATGGCCGTGGCGATGCAGGACCGGCTGCGCGCGCTCCGTGCGAAGTGGAAGCGCGACGGGGTCGCCCACGACCTCGAACTCCGCATCGGCGTGCACCAGGACGAGGTGACCGTCGGCAACTTCGGGTCCGACGACCTCATGGAATACACCGCCATCGGGCAGGGGGTGAACCTCGCCTCGCGGCTTGAGGGCGTCTGCACGCCGGGGCAGATCCTCGTCTCGTTCCCGGTGTATGCGCTGACGAAGGAGGCCTTCCCGTACGAGCACGCGGAAGCGTGCCAACTCCGCGGAATCGCACGTCCGGTGGCAACGTTCTCGCTCGAACCGAGCCACGTCGCCGCGTGGCTCGACAGCGTGGAGGCGGTGTCGGTGGAGCGCGAGGGCTGA
- a CDS encoding S8 family serine peptidase, translated as MPYHSMRYLTLFGAVCLLTLAGCADELTGFDADAPDVVAPVPETPDADLAGIIADVRTQIEHSPKVMNKEALYGRLDAIGQSQAALGDTEAARGLLSLLGLDLDFVLVYVPSVTDPEEESASTFSGHRVKKRSYYRDSISGVSFSISIRGVLSLLNSLLTDPSVLFIQFDDVMSRPLDVSAYQAIGEQQLPWGIVNAEAPLSSAAAGDGSGAVEVDLFVIDSRVSHSDLRVVSETSFLSYRDLPDTEGHGTHVAGTAAALDNGFGVVGTAPGARVHALEVLDAHGAVKLSTLLSAVDHVAAYRRAHPDTPIVVNMSIGGYTGTTSYNALDLAVKASIEQGIVYCVSAGNDGSNAARYSPAHVTEAITVGAFNPDGGFASYSNYGSVVDVLAPGTDVLSTLVGGRYGLLSGTSMATPHVAGAAALYLSMHPGASPEEVRDAIVQSARAGITRVPTGTTRRALRMSGF; from the coding sequence ATGCCCTATCACTCCATGCGCTACCTCACCCTCTTCGGTGCCGTATGTCTGCTCACGCTCGCCGGGTGCGCCGACGAACTGACAGGCTTCGACGCCGACGCACCCGACGTAGTCGCCCCCGTACCCGAAACCCCTGACGCAGACCTCGCTGGCATCATCGCCGACGTTCGGACTCAGATCGAGCATTCGCCGAAGGTCATGAATAAGGAGGCCCTATACGGCCGCCTTGATGCAATAGGGCAGTCCCAGGCTGCGTTGGGTGATACGGAAGCGGCGCGGGGCCTCCTCTCCCTCCTGGGTCTCGATCTCGACTTTGTGCTGGTGTACGTCCCGAGCGTAACCGACCCCGAGGAGGAGTCAGCCTCCACCTTCAGTGGGCACCGCGTCAAGAAACGCTCGTACTACCGCGATTCCATCTCCGGCGTTTCGTTCTCTATCTCGATCCGGGGCGTGCTTTCCCTGCTGAACTCGCTCCTCACCGATCCCTCCGTGCTGTTCATCCAGTTCGACGACGTGATGAGCCGCCCGCTCGACGTCAGCGCCTATCAGGCGATCGGTGAGCAGCAACTCCCGTGGGGCATCGTGAACGCCGAAGCTCCGCTGTCATCCGCAGCGGCAGGGGACGGCTCGGGAGCCGTCGAGGTGGACCTCTTCGTGATCGACAGCCGCGTCTCCCACAGCGACCTCCGCGTCGTCAGCGAGACCAGCTTCCTCAGCTACCGCGACCTCCCCGATACCGAGGGACACGGCACGCACGTGGCCGGGACCGCGGCCGCGCTCGACAACGGCTTCGGGGTGGTGGGCACGGCGCCGGGCGCCCGCGTCCACGCCCTCGAAGTTCTCGACGCGCACGGCGCGGTCAAGCTCTCGACCCTGCTCAGCGCGGTGGACCACGTCGCGGCCTATCGCCGCGCCCATCCCGACACCCCGATCGTCGTCAACATGAGCATCGGGGGCTACACGGGGACGACGTCTTACAACGCCCTCGACCTCGCCGTCAAGGCGTCGATCGAACAGGGCATCGTCTACTGCGTCTCCGCCGGTAACGACGGCAGCAACGCCGCCCGGTACTCCCCGGCTCACGTGACGGAGGCCATTACGGTCGGTGCCTTCAACCCCGACGGCGGGTTCGCTTCCTACTCGAACTACGGCTCCGTGGTGGACGTGCTGGCCCCCGGCACCGACGTTCTCTCGACGCTCGTCGGTGGGCGGTACGGCCTCTTGAGTGGAACCTCGATGGCGACCCCGCACGTGGCCGGTGCCGCTGCGCTCTACCTCTCGATGCACCCCGGCGCCTCTCCCGAAGAGGTCCGCGACGCCATCGTGCAAAGCGCGCGCGCCGGGATCACACGCGTTCCCACTGGCACGACGCGGCGCGCGCTGCGCATGAGCGGCTTCTGA
- a CDS encoding DUF4292 domain-containing protein, translated as MRLLSFCCASILLIAGCSSGPLVRDAPDLTAPAEFPNHSTEQVLARMAAVAAADSLVAFSSQAKVEVRSPSRDADLSATIRQRAADTLWASARGPLSIEVARALVTERDFALHDKINDRLYLGPTRAVAAYFPVSFEADASAELFSTFLGTLHPTGEGWTIGTVDGYYRLTDGGPSSRVYTIDPASWRTVRYQHFVDGQLFDERAFSAFDVIDGRILPRRVEVWNPQSETRLTIEHRKLTLNPTTLDFPFSPGDADVRRLD; from the coding sequence TTGCGCCTGCTCTCGTTCTGCTGCGCCAGCATCCTGCTCATCGCCGGGTGCTCGTCCGGTCCGCTCGTCCGCGACGCACCCGACCTCACCGCACCGGCCGAGTTCCCGAACCACTCCACCGAGCAGGTGCTGGCTCGGATGGCTGCCGTCGCCGCCGCCGATTCGCTCGTGGCGTTTTCAAGTCAAGCGAAGGTCGAAGTCCGTTCGCCCTCCCGCGACGCCGACCTCTCGGCGACGATCCGGCAGCGGGCGGCCGATACGCTCTGGGCCTCCGCGCGCGGCCCGCTCAGCATTGAGGTCGCCCGCGCGCTCGTGACGGAGCGCGACTTCGCCCTCCACGACAAGATCAACGACCGGCTCTACCTCGGCCCGACGCGCGCCGTTGCAGCGTATTTCCCTGTCTCGTTCGAGGCCGACGCCTCCGCCGAGCTGTTCTCCACCTTCCTCGGCACGCTCCACCCGACCGGTGAGGGCTGGACGATCGGCACCGTCGACGGCTATTATCGACTCACCGACGGTGGACCCAGCAGCCGGGTCTATACCATCGATCCCGCCTCGTGGCGGACGGTCCGCTACCAGCATTTCGTCGACGGCCAGCTCTTCGACGAACGGGCGTTCTCCGCCTTCGACGTGATCGACGGGCGGATCTTGCCGCGCCGCGTCGAGGTCTGGAACCCGCAGTCCGAGACGCGGCTGACGATCGAGCACCGTAAGCTCACGCTGAACCCGACCACCCTAGACTTCCCCTTCTCCCCCGGTGATGCCGACGTTCGACGCCTCGACTGA
- a CDS encoding tetratricopeptide repeat protein, producing MLRLTLLLALAPLVAAPSAAQRKAVSDTTLAMQAEQAFVRGMTRAYLGDYDAAIGQYERALQILPGQAAFLAALAEAHEAQGDVTTALYFATRAVEAAPDEPSTYRHLAGLQLVAGEYEAAISTYEDLLAVAPYDLPALTALARIQQQGGRLDDALATYDRVLDQVGESGAVRTRMLAIYQRKGDTAGAIRMLEALVDLEPDNRSLRRELADLYAEAGRADAAVTTLEALLAERPDDPDALVRLAALYRERGDDDRADALLGAFGEPGVVSDASLAQAAALYLRANDDPAAAETARRLLEAADATDAADGSALLMLGDLRYRDEEWAAAADALGRALADDPRNPTAWAQLVAAHLRSGDADAALDAAEEATLLFPGQYALVRIAAIAHTEAGEYRAALRLLDEALVILADEMPDDDRERGDLLSDIGWAHFADGAFDTAVEWLTKAAEADEPTARLYERLGDAEAARGRRDAARRHWQAALDLEPGRAGLRQKLDANTP from the coding sequence ATGCTCCGACTCACTCTCCTCCTCGCTCTCGCCCCCCTCGTCGCGGCGCCGTCCGCGGCGCAGCGGAAAGCCGTCAGCGACACCACGCTCGCGATGCAGGCGGAGCAGGCGTTCGTCCGTGGCATGACGCGGGCCTACCTCGGCGACTACGACGCAGCGATCGGGCAGTACGAGCGGGCGTTGCAGATCCTCCCCGGCCAGGCCGCCTTCCTCGCCGCCCTCGCCGAAGCCCACGAGGCTCAGGGCGACGTCACCACGGCGCTGTACTTCGCGACGCGCGCCGTCGAGGCCGCGCCCGACGAGCCCAGCACGTACCGCCACCTCGCCGGGCTTCAACTCGTCGCGGGCGAGTACGAAGCTGCGATCAGCACCTACGAAGACCTGCTCGCCGTCGCGCCCTACGACCTCCCGGCGCTCACCGCCCTCGCGCGGATCCAGCAACAGGGCGGGCGGCTCGACGACGCCCTTGCAACGTATGACCGCGTGCTCGATCAGGTCGGCGAGAGCGGCGCGGTGCGGACGCGGATGCTCGCCATCTACCAGCGCAAGGGCGACACGGCGGGTGCCATCCGCATGCTCGAAGCCCTCGTCGATCTCGAACCCGATAATCGATCGCTCCGCCGTGAACTGGCTGATCTCTACGCCGAAGCCGGCCGCGCCGACGCCGCCGTGACGACGCTCGAAGCGCTCCTCGCCGAGCGGCCCGACGACCCGGACGCGCTCGTACGCCTCGCCGCCCTCTACCGCGAACGGGGCGACGACGACCGCGCCGACGCGCTCCTCGGCGCCTTCGGCGAGCCGGGCGTCGTCTCCGATGCCTCGCTCGCGCAGGCCGCTGCGCTCTACCTCCGCGCCAACGACGATCCTGCCGCTGCCGAGACCGCCCGCCGCCTGCTCGAAGCCGCCGATGCAACCGACGCGGCCGACGGCTCCGCGCTCCTCATGCTCGGCGACCTCCGCTACCGGGACGAGGAATGGGCCGCCGCCGCCGACGCCCTCGGCCGCGCCCTTGCCGACGACCCACGCAACCCGACGGCGTGGGCGCAGCTCGTCGCCGCCCACCTCCGCTCCGGCGATGCTGACGCCGCGCTCGACGCCGCCGAGGAGGCGACGCTCCTCTTCCCCGGCCAGTACGCCCTCGTCCGCATCGCCGCGATCGCCCACACCGAAGCCGGCGAGTACCGCGCCGCGCTCCGCCTCCTCGACGAAGCCCTCGTCATCTTGGCAGACGAGATGCCGGACGACGATCGGGAGCGCGGCGACCTCCTCAGCGACATCGGCTGGGCGCACTTCGCCGACGGCGCGTTCGACACGGCGGTCGAATGGTTGACGAAAGCGGCCGAAGCCGACGAGCCGACCGCGAGGCTGTACGAACGCCTCGGCGACGCGGAAGCCGCTCGCGGCCGCCGCGACGCCGCCCGCCGCCACTGGCAGGCAGCCCTCGACCTCGAACCCGGCCGCGCCGGGCTTCGGCAAAAGCTCGACGCCAACACACCTTGA